Proteins from a single region of Pithys albifrons albifrons isolate INPA30051 chromosome 12, PitAlb_v1, whole genome shotgun sequence:
- the RIPOR1 gene encoding rho family-interacting cell polarization regulator 1 isoform X5, with the protein MGVEQRGCTEPGPFSPRASSPSSPGTWRPSRSHSTMSLSVRPQRRVLVTKINRSQSFAGVNSSADRPFRNLSPFTPTVSRKTGSRVSRMFSMSHKSPPPKVPQPNRLDEVYEALKKGLTAYLEVHQLELEKLSTQIRESKRNSRLGFLYDLDKQVKSIERFLRRLEFHASKIDELYEAYCIQRRLRDGAHNMVKAYSTGSPGSREARESLAEASKGYKEYTENMCLLENDLESQLGEFHVRMKGLAGFARLCAGDQYEIFMKYGRQRWKLRGRIEVNSKQVWDSEEMVFLPLITEFLSIKVTELKSLANHVVVGNVSCETKDLFAALPQVVAVDINDLGTLKLSLEVTWNPFDKDDQPSAASTVNKASTVNKRFSTYNQSPPDTPSLREQAFYNMLRRQEELENGTAWSISSESSDDSSSPQLSGSARHATHKPIVQPEVQASAPAIEISFSQQPEEPETGPGASSSGVSPAGSQPEEPGSCKKDTVANGHVPYSRTLSHISEASVDATMEAKAVESPWEPMPSPEDTGTDEQDADPLPSTTVAAAVARQDRDTEAKPRASAAWATSCEVEASRAEPVQSQVPAQGGCGTGVPAALAQASVEERPVPTPPLPASVPEVPRQKVVDSGLEEAISLLGSALEDYRGQFPELQPLERELKHLEEMLLQKQGVFLSRASSISLTVEHALESFSFLNTSDMEDSEGSEEEPLQDERKAGRPLRSTRAPSASEMGADDTGMCSGSEASTDPMSTGNEFLDKALVLHLNNCNRLLLKLGTFGPLRCQEMYALDRLLRESQVLEIVCQLTEERAGAASSAADVVQFSTRKEGVLPLWDLCVEVPNIYTCSVERFLQVLSAQYAAPISGQHPGLADAVCVKLVEDVLNRRLPRRPGSAQSEQVTIFQYWSHFESLGALVLDTYMMELAEEALLAQNLNSDDQDVVLRALKRMPEGRLKKEGLKALSLLLVEGNSKVVSAVSAQLRSLAENPRFHQRALVCFLEQLEDEEVQTRVAGCAALGCLKAKESIEQLVYLCQTDKEPVREAAKQSLMLCGEDGKSAHRRLEETLDSLPRIFAPASMASTAF; encoded by the exons GGCGGCCCTCCAGGTCACACTCAACGATGTCACTGTCTGTGCGCCCGCAGCGCCGAGTCCTCGTCACCAAGATCAATAGGAGCCAGTCCTTTGCCGGAGTGAACTCATCGGCCGACCGGCCCTTCAG GAACCTCTCACCCTTCACTCCCACTGTTTCCCGCAAGACTGGCTCCAGGGTCAGTAGGATGTTCTCAATGTCCCACAAATCCCCACCACCCAAGGTGCCTCAGCCCAACCGCCTGGACGAGGTGTATGAAGCTCTCAAGAAAGGCCTGAC AGCCTACCTTGAGGTGCACCAGCTTGAACTGGAGAAGCTCAGCACCCAGATCCGTGAGTCCAAGAGGAATTCACGCCTG gGCTTTCTCTACGATCTGGATAAG caagTGAAGTCAATTGAGCGCTTTCTGCGTCGCCTGGAGTTTCATGCCAGCAAG ATAGATGAGCTGTATGAGGCTTATTGCATCCAGCGGCGGCTCCGGGATGGAGCCCACAACATGGTCAAAGCTTACAGCACGGGCTCGCCGGGCAGCCGGGAGGCACGTGAAAGCCTGGCTGAAGCCAGCAAGGGCTACAAGGAGTACACAGAG AACATGTGTCTATTGGAGAATGATCTGGAGAGCCAGCTGGGCGAGTTCCACGTCCGGATGAAAG GACTGGCAGGCTTTGCCCGGCTTTGTGCTGGTGACCAATATGAG ATCTTCATGAAGTACGGACGGCAGCGGTGGAAGCTGCGGGGGCGTATTGAGGTGAACAGCAAGCAGGTGTGGGACAGCGAGGAGATGGTTTTCTTGCCCCTCATCACTGAGTTCCTCTCCATCAAG GTGACAGAACTAAAGAGCCTGGCCAACCATGTTGTTGTGGGCAACGTGTCCTGTGAGACCAAGGACCTCTTTGCGGCTCTGCCCCAGGTAGTGGCCGTGGATATCAACGACCTGGGCACCCTCAAACTCAGCCTAGAGGTGACCTGGAA TCCCTTCGACAAAGATGATCAACCCTCAGCAGCCAGCACGGTCAACAAGGCTTCCACAGTGAACAAGAGGTTCTCCACCTACAACCAGAGTCCACCAGACACGCCATCCCTTCGGGAACAGGCATTCTAT AACATGCTGCGGcgccaggaggagctggagaacGGCACGGCCTGGTCCATCTCCTCCGAGTCTTCAGATGACTCTTCCAGCCCTCAGCTGTCTGGCAGCGCCCGCCATGCCACGCACAAGCCCATCGTGCAGCCTGAGGTGCAGGCCTCTGCGCCTGCCATTGAGATCTCCTTCTCCCAGCAACCAGAGGAGCCCGAGACTGGCCCTGGGGCCAGCAGCAGTGGTGTCTCCCCTGCTGGGAGCCAGCCAGAGGAACCAGGCAGCTGTAAGAAAGATACAGTGGCCAATGGGCATGTGCCCTATTCTCGGACTCTGAGCCACATCAGCGAGGCCAGCGTGGATGCCACAATGGAGGCCAAGGCTGTGGAGAGCCCCTGGGAGCCCATGCCCAGTCCagaggacacagggacagacgAGCAAGATGCCGaccccctccccagcaccacggtggcagctgctgtggcaaggcaggacagggacactgaGGCCAAGCCCCGAGCCTCTGCAGCATGGGCCACCTCCTGCGAGGTGGAGGCCAGCAGGGCCGAGCCAGTGCAGAGccaggtgccagcacagggtgGCTGTGGCACCGGGGTCCCCGCAGCGCTGGCACAAGCCTCTGTGGAGGAGAGGcctgtccccaccccaccaCTGCCTGCCAGCGTCCCTGAAGTGCCACGGCAGAAGGTGGTGGATTCAGGTCTGGAGGAGGCGATCAGCCTCCTGGGCTCGGCCCTGGAGGACTATCGGGGGCagttcccagagctgcagcccctcgAACGGGAGCTCAAGCACCtggaggagatgctgctg CAGAAGCAGGGCGTCTTCCTCAGCCGGGCCTCCAGCATCAGCCTGACAGTAGAGCATGCGCTCGAGAGCTTCAGTTTCCTCAACACTTCTGACATGGAGGATTCAGAAGGCTCTGAGGAGGAGCCTCTCCAAGATGAGAG GAAGGCTGGCAGACCCCTGCGCAGCACCAGGGCCCCCAGCGCTAGCGAGATGGGGGCAGATGACACTGGAATGTGCAGCGGCTCTGAGGCCAGCACTGACCCCATGAGCACCGGCAACGAGTTCCTGGATAAGGCTCTGGTGCTTCACCTAAACAACTGCAACCGCCTGCTGCTG AAGCTGGGCACCTTCGGTCCCCTGCGGTGCCAGGAGATGTACGCCCTGGACAGGCTGCTGCGGGAGTCACAGGTGCTGGAGATTGTGTGCCAGCTGACGGAGGAGCGCGCAGGAGCAGCCAGCTCAGCTGCCGATG TGGTGCAGTTCTCAACACGGAAGGAGGGTGTGCTGCCTCTTTGGGACCTTTGTGTGGAGGTGCCCAACATCTACACCTGCTCTGTGGAGCGGTTCCTGCAGGTGCTCAGTGCCCAGTATGCAGCACCCATCAGTGGGCAGCACCCTGGTTTGGCTGATGCTG TGTGTGTGAAACTGGTGGAGGACGTGCTGAACCGGCGGCTGCCCCGGcggcctggcagtgcccagagcgAGCAGGTCACCATCTTCCAGTACTGGAGCCACTTTGAGTCGCTCGGCGCCCTGGTGCTTGACACCTACATgatggagctggcagaggaag CATTGCTGGCACAGAACCTCAACTCGGACGACCAGGATGTGGTGCTGCGTGCCCTGAAGCGCATGCCTGAGGGCCGCCTGAAGAAGGAGGGACTGAAGGCGCTGAGCCTGCTCCTCGTGGAGGGCAACAGCAAGGTGGTGAGCGCTGTGTCAGCCCAGCTCCGCAGCCTGGCAGAAAACCCCCGCTTCCACCAACGG GCCCTTGTGTGcttcctggagcagctggaggatgAAGAGGTGCAGACACGTGTGGCAGGGTGTGCAGCACTGGGCTGCCTGAAG GCCAAGGAGAGCATTGAGCAGCTGGTTTACCTGTGCCAAACTGACAAGGAGCCTGTGCGGGAGGCAGCCAAGCAGAGCCTGATGCTGTGTG GGGAAGATGGTAAATCAGCTCACCGGCGGCTGGAGGAGACCCTGGACAGCCTCCCACGGATCTTTGCACCAGCCAGCATGGCCAGTACAGCTTTCTGA
- the RIPOR1 gene encoding rho family-interacting cell polarization regulator 1 isoform X3 — protein MGVEQRGCTEPGPFSPRASSPSSPGTWRPSRSHSTMSLSVRPQRRVLVTKINRSQSFAGVNSSADRPFRNLSPFTPTVSRKTGSRVSRMFSMSHKSPPPKVPQPNRLDEVYEALKKGLTAYLEVHQLELEKLSTQIRESKRNSRLGFLYDLDKQVKSIERFLRRLEFHASKIDELYEAYCIQRRLRDGAHNMVKAYSTGSPGSREARESLAEASKGYKEYTENMCLLENDLESQLGEFHVRMKGLAGFARLCAGDQYEIFMKYGRQRWKLRGRIEVNSKQVWDSEEMVFLPLITEFLSIKVTELKSLANHVVVGNVSCETKDLFAALPQVVAVDINDLGTLKLSLEVTWNPFDKDDQPSAASTVNKASTVNKRFSTYNQSPPDTPSLREQAFYSPERAPDKRGWSLLDIFRETLFEKLSQSCSCGDVSSAELGRWPQQGRNMLRRQEELENGTAWSISSESSDDSSSPQLSGSARHATHKPIVQPEVQASAPAIEISFSQQPEEPETGPGASSSGVSPAGSQPEEPGSCKKDTVANGHVPYSRTLSHISEASVDATMEAKAVESPWEPMPSPEDTGTDEQDADPLPSTTVAAAVARQDRDTEAKPRASAAWATSCEVEASRAEPVQSQVPAQGGCGTGVPAALAQASVEERPVPTPPLPASVPEVPRQKVVDSGLEEAISLLGSALEDYRGQFPELQPLERELKHLEEMLLQKQGVFLSRASSISLTVEHALESFSFLNTSDMEDSEGSEEEPLQDERKAGRPLRSTRAPSASEMGADDTGMCSGSEASTDPMSTGNEFLDKALVLHLNNCNRLLLKLGTFGPLRCQEMYALDRLLRESQVLEIVCQLTEERAGAASSAADVVQFSTRKEGVLPLWDLCVEVPNIYTCSVERFLQVLSAQYAAPISGQHPGLADAVCVKLVEDVLNRRLPRRPGSAQSEQVTIFQYWSHFESLGALVLDTYMMELAEEALLAQNLNSDDQDVVLRALKRMPEGRLKKEGLKALSLLLVEGNSKVVSAVSAQLRSLAENPRFHQRALVCFLEQLEDEEVQTRVAGCAALGCLKAKESIEQLVYLCQTDKEPVREAAKQSLMLCDGPERTI, from the exons GGCGGCCCTCCAGGTCACACTCAACGATGTCACTGTCTGTGCGCCCGCAGCGCCGAGTCCTCGTCACCAAGATCAATAGGAGCCAGTCCTTTGCCGGAGTGAACTCATCGGCCGACCGGCCCTTCAG GAACCTCTCACCCTTCACTCCCACTGTTTCCCGCAAGACTGGCTCCAGGGTCAGTAGGATGTTCTCAATGTCCCACAAATCCCCACCACCCAAGGTGCCTCAGCCCAACCGCCTGGACGAGGTGTATGAAGCTCTCAAGAAAGGCCTGAC AGCCTACCTTGAGGTGCACCAGCTTGAACTGGAGAAGCTCAGCACCCAGATCCGTGAGTCCAAGAGGAATTCACGCCTG gGCTTTCTCTACGATCTGGATAAG caagTGAAGTCAATTGAGCGCTTTCTGCGTCGCCTGGAGTTTCATGCCAGCAAG ATAGATGAGCTGTATGAGGCTTATTGCATCCAGCGGCGGCTCCGGGATGGAGCCCACAACATGGTCAAAGCTTACAGCACGGGCTCGCCGGGCAGCCGGGAGGCACGTGAAAGCCTGGCTGAAGCCAGCAAGGGCTACAAGGAGTACACAGAG AACATGTGTCTATTGGAGAATGATCTGGAGAGCCAGCTGGGCGAGTTCCACGTCCGGATGAAAG GACTGGCAGGCTTTGCCCGGCTTTGTGCTGGTGACCAATATGAG ATCTTCATGAAGTACGGACGGCAGCGGTGGAAGCTGCGGGGGCGTATTGAGGTGAACAGCAAGCAGGTGTGGGACAGCGAGGAGATGGTTTTCTTGCCCCTCATCACTGAGTTCCTCTCCATCAAG GTGACAGAACTAAAGAGCCTGGCCAACCATGTTGTTGTGGGCAACGTGTCCTGTGAGACCAAGGACCTCTTTGCGGCTCTGCCCCAGGTAGTGGCCGTGGATATCAACGACCTGGGCACCCTCAAACTCAGCCTAGAGGTGACCTGGAA TCCCTTCGACAAAGATGATCAACCCTCAGCAGCCAGCACGGTCAACAAGGCTTCCACAGTGAACAAGAGGTTCTCCACCTACAACCAGAGTCCACCAGACACGCCATCCCTTCGGGAACAGGCATTCTAT AGCCCGGAGCGGGCACCTGACAAGCGCGGTTGGTCCTTGCTGGACATCTTTCGGGAGACACTCTTCGAGAAGCTgtctcagagctgctcctgcgGCGATGTCTCCTCGGCCGAGCTCGGGAGATGGCCGCAGCAGGGCCGC AACATGCTGCGGcgccaggaggagctggagaacGGCACGGCCTGGTCCATCTCCTCCGAGTCTTCAGATGACTCTTCCAGCCCTCAGCTGTCTGGCAGCGCCCGCCATGCCACGCACAAGCCCATCGTGCAGCCTGAGGTGCAGGCCTCTGCGCCTGCCATTGAGATCTCCTTCTCCCAGCAACCAGAGGAGCCCGAGACTGGCCCTGGGGCCAGCAGCAGTGGTGTCTCCCCTGCTGGGAGCCAGCCAGAGGAACCAGGCAGCTGTAAGAAAGATACAGTGGCCAATGGGCATGTGCCCTATTCTCGGACTCTGAGCCACATCAGCGAGGCCAGCGTGGATGCCACAATGGAGGCCAAGGCTGTGGAGAGCCCCTGGGAGCCCATGCCCAGTCCagaggacacagggacagacgAGCAAGATGCCGaccccctccccagcaccacggtggcagctgctgtggcaaggcaggacagggacactgaGGCCAAGCCCCGAGCCTCTGCAGCATGGGCCACCTCCTGCGAGGTGGAGGCCAGCAGGGCCGAGCCAGTGCAGAGccaggtgccagcacagggtgGCTGTGGCACCGGGGTCCCCGCAGCGCTGGCACAAGCCTCTGTGGAGGAGAGGcctgtccccaccccaccaCTGCCTGCCAGCGTCCCTGAAGTGCCACGGCAGAAGGTGGTGGATTCAGGTCTGGAGGAGGCGATCAGCCTCCTGGGCTCGGCCCTGGAGGACTATCGGGGGCagttcccagagctgcagcccctcgAACGGGAGCTCAAGCACCtggaggagatgctgctg CAGAAGCAGGGCGTCTTCCTCAGCCGGGCCTCCAGCATCAGCCTGACAGTAGAGCATGCGCTCGAGAGCTTCAGTTTCCTCAACACTTCTGACATGGAGGATTCAGAAGGCTCTGAGGAGGAGCCTCTCCAAGATGAGAG GAAGGCTGGCAGACCCCTGCGCAGCACCAGGGCCCCCAGCGCTAGCGAGATGGGGGCAGATGACACTGGAATGTGCAGCGGCTCTGAGGCCAGCACTGACCCCATGAGCACCGGCAACGAGTTCCTGGATAAGGCTCTGGTGCTTCACCTAAACAACTGCAACCGCCTGCTGCTG AAGCTGGGCACCTTCGGTCCCCTGCGGTGCCAGGAGATGTACGCCCTGGACAGGCTGCTGCGGGAGTCACAGGTGCTGGAGATTGTGTGCCAGCTGACGGAGGAGCGCGCAGGAGCAGCCAGCTCAGCTGCCGATG TGGTGCAGTTCTCAACACGGAAGGAGGGTGTGCTGCCTCTTTGGGACCTTTGTGTGGAGGTGCCCAACATCTACACCTGCTCTGTGGAGCGGTTCCTGCAGGTGCTCAGTGCCCAGTATGCAGCACCCATCAGTGGGCAGCACCCTGGTTTGGCTGATGCTG TGTGTGTGAAACTGGTGGAGGACGTGCTGAACCGGCGGCTGCCCCGGcggcctggcagtgcccagagcgAGCAGGTCACCATCTTCCAGTACTGGAGCCACTTTGAGTCGCTCGGCGCCCTGGTGCTTGACACCTACATgatggagctggcagaggaag CATTGCTGGCACAGAACCTCAACTCGGACGACCAGGATGTGGTGCTGCGTGCCCTGAAGCGCATGCCTGAGGGCCGCCTGAAGAAGGAGGGACTGAAGGCGCTGAGCCTGCTCCTCGTGGAGGGCAACAGCAAGGTGGTGAGCGCTGTGTCAGCCCAGCTCCGCAGCCTGGCAGAAAACCCCCGCTTCCACCAACGG GCCCTTGTGTGcttcctggagcagctggaggatgAAGAGGTGCAGACACGTGTGGCAGGGTGTGCAGCACTGGGCTGCCTGAAG GCCAAGGAGAGCATTGAGCAGCTGGTTTACCTGTGCCAAACTGACAAGGAGCCTGTGCGGGAGGCAGCCAAGCAGAGCCTGATGCTGTGTG ATGGCCCTGAGAGAACCATCTGA